Proteins encoded by one window of Bacillus rossius redtenbacheri isolate Brsri chromosome 3, Brsri_v3, whole genome shotgun sequence:
- the LOC134531411 gene encoding uncharacterized protein LOC134531411, whose protein sequence is MESEVCDCSSSSDDDGWTSGDQACGDDESDARGGGGGGGAGDDDDDDDRCILEPYVDRFQFSEAELAAVFPEQGAAAAARSDLAVRECTVQCSGPKTSTAVRGSFGVVQVDTAVQEAACIEVRVTRYPCPPRGRNLAASVPASLAETQRPPAREGKPRLETYLPPGTKTASVCQPPRVRPPPMDLPPKVRPPPIDLPPGVRPMSMDLPPGVRTRPVDLTQGVRMPTVKLAVGIRQSPIDFPPVVRPPSMDLPPEVQPPSMDLPPGIRTPPADLPSGVCLSPMDISQGIRKVVTVRPMVRPPPIGLPLEVRLSPKDLLTGIQPPPMDLPTVVQPTSMDFPAEAQPPPMELPMVVQSPPMDLPTGFQPPPMDLPTGVQPPPTDLKTGVQEPPMDLPMGVQLPPMDLPTGVQPPPMDLPTGDQEPPMDCPNCVWRQSMDWPQCDWLPPKDLPSEVQPPPVDLPPGVQPPSTGDRMPLVDPPQGIQTPPVDLPQGAQTPPVDLPEGVQTPPVDVPQGVQTPPVDLPQGFQMPPVDLPEGVQTPPVDLPEGVQTPPVDVPQGVQTPPVDLPQGFQTPPVDLSEGMQTPPIDLAQGFQTPPVDLSQGMQTPPVDLSQGFQTPPVVLCSLDQPPQVDVSTEVQGPDHALAPDDDCSLLCWDQKGLARRQELARCEGEESAYSVVPWSEIFDAATHGPSIERLEDWERSTDFVFGPRVSDEVHFDVDRDASAMSLRQPERAAVSPPQGDVPGMHGDSSPLPAGQYDAVQRERFREWCRNLNNTSYISDF, encoded by the exons ATGGAGAGCGAGGTGTGCgactgcagcagcagcagcgacgACGACGGCTGGACGAGCGGTGACCAGGCGTGCGGCGACGACGAGAGCGACGccaggggcggcggcggcggcggcggcgccggagacgacgacgacgacgacgaccgGTGCATCCTGGAGCCGTACGTGGACCGCTTCCAGTTCTCGGAGGCGGAGCTGGCGGCGGTGTTCCCCGAGCAGGGCGCGGCTGCGGCCGCCAGGAGCGACTTAGCCGTGCGGGAGTGCACGGTCCAGTGCAGCGGTCCCAAG ACGTCCACGGCCGTGAGGGGTAGCTTCGGCGTGGTGCAGGTCGACACTGCTGTCCAGGAGGCGGCGTGCATCGAGGTCCGCGTCACCAG GTACCCGTGTCCACCAAGAGGGCGCAACCTCGCTGCCAGCGTGCCCGCCAGCTTAGCGGAGACCCAGAGGCCACCCGCGCGAGAGGGAAAGCCCAGGCTGGAGACGTACCTGCCCCCGGGGACCAAGACAGCGTCCGTGTGCCAGCCTCCGAGGGTCCGGCCGCCGCCTATGGACTTGCCCCCTAAAGTCCGACCACCGCCGATAGACTTGCCCCCGGGAGTCCGACCGATGTCTATGGACTTGCCTCCAGGGGTCAGAACGCGGCCTGTGGACCTAACTCAGGGGGTCCGAATGCCGACTGTGAAACTGGCCGTGGGCATTCGACAGTCACCGATAGACTTTCCCCCGGTGGTCCGACCGCCATCAATGGACTTGCCCCCAGAAGTCCAGCCACCGTCGATGGACCTACCCCCAGGGATACGAACGCCGCCCGCGGATCTGCCGTCGGGTGTCTGCCTATCACCGATGGACATTTCCCAAGGGATCCGAAAGGTCGTTACGGTCAGGCCCATGGTCAGGCCGCCACCGATAGGCTTGCCCCTAGAGGTCCGGTTATCACCGAAGGACTTGCTAACGGGAATACAGCCGCCTCCAATGGACTTGCCGACAGTGGTCCAGCCAACTTCAATGGACTTTCCGGCGGAGGCCCAACCACCTCCGATGGAATTGCCGATGGTGGTCCAGTCGCCTCCAATGGACTTGCCGACGGGGTTCCAGCCACCTCCAATGGACTTGCCGACGGGGGTCCAGCCGCCTCCGACGGACCTGAAGACGGGGGTCCAGGAGCCACCGATGGACTTGCCGATGGGGGTCCAGCTGCCGCCGATGGACTTGCCGACCGGGGTCCAGCCGCCTCCGATGGACCTACCAACAGGGGACCAGGAGCCGCCGATGGACTGCCCTAATTGTGTCTGGCGACAATCGATGGACTGGCCCCAATGTGACTGGCTGCCACCGAAGGACTTGCCCTCGGAGGTCCAGCCGCCGCCTGTGGATCTGCCTCCAGGGGTCCAGCCACCGTCCACGGGGGACCGAATGCCACTGGTAGACCCACCTCAGGGGATCCAAACGCCACCTGTGGACCTACCTCAGGGGGCGCAAACGCCACCTGTGGACCTACCTGAGGGGGTCCAAACGCCACCTGTGGACGTACCTCAGGGGGTGCAAACGCCACCTGTGGACCTACCTCAGGGGTTCCAAATGCCACCTGTAGACCTACCTGAGGGGGTCCAAACGCCACCTGTGGACCTACCTGAGGGGGTCCAAACGCCACCTGTGGACGTACCTCAGGGGGTGCAAACGCCACCTGTGGACCTACCTCAGGGGTTCCAAACGCCACCTGTAGACCTATCTGAGGGGATGCAAACACCACCTATAGACCTAGCTCAGGGGTTCCAAACACCACCTGTAGACCTATCTCAGGGGATGCAAACGCCACCTGTAGACCTATCTCAGGGGTTCCAAACGCCGCCTGTGGTCCTGTGCTCGTTGGACCAGCCGCCGCAGGTGGACGTGTCCACGGAGGTACAAGGCCCCGATCATGCACTCGCCCCTGATGACGACTGCTCTCTGCTGTGCTGGGACCAGAAGGGCCTGGCACGCCGTCAGGAGCTGGCGAGGTGCGAGGGCGAGGAGTCTGCCTACTCCGTCGTGCCATGGTCGGAAATCTTCGATGCCGCCACGCACGGCCCTTCCATCGAGCGGCTCGAGGACTGGGAACGGAGCACGGACTTCGTATTCGGCCCGCGGGTGTCCGACGAGGTGCACTTCGACGTCGACCGCGATGCCAGCGCCATGTCCCTGCGTCAGCCCGAGCGGGCGGCAGTCTCGCCTCCGCAAGGAGACGTCCCTGGAATGCACGGCGACTCCTCCCCCTTGCCGGCGGGCCAGTACGACGCGGTGCAGCGAGAGCGCTTCCGTGAGTGGTGCCGCAATCTGAACAACACGTCCTACATCTCCGACTTCTAG